The window CACTAGTGATTTGTTGGACCCGCATTCATGGACCAAATCGCCGGAGCCGGTTTTCCAGACGAGCGAAGAAACCGGACAATACGGCCCGGGCCAAAACTGCTTCACCTTGTCGGAGGACGGATCGACCGATATTCTGGTGTACCATTCCAGAAGCTACAAGCAAATAGTAGGAGATCCGCTGTATGATCCCAACCGTCATACACACGCGCAAGTATTGAATTGGAATGAGGATGGAACTCCGAACTTCGGTATACCTAAATGAGTACCGAGGTGGAATTGTCATAAGTGTGATCATGAAGACCGGGACCCGATTGAGGTGCCGGTTTATTGTTTTGTTTAAGCAGGTGCCCGTAGTTGTTGGTACTTATGAATTCGGTAGCAATATAGGATATCAGAGAGGAAATATCGCGCACTTGCTATTAAAAGAGCAATCAGCTTCCAACGGTAAGGATGATTTTAAAACGTCTTTAAGCCTCCTTGAACAAATATCGAAATTATTAATTTCTTGACACATTGTAGAAGATAGCAATTCGAACGTAAAGAGGACCGTCTTGAGAGAGCCCTCAGAAGGTCCTTTTATGTTGTTAATGGATGTAAAATATATTTTCATCCATTTTTCTAGCTTATTTTATTAATTGCCTCCGAGCCGATTGGGGCTATTTTTATATCAAGGAGATGAGTGTACTCAAATGTTCAAAAAACATTAATCTATCTACTAGGTATATCAACCACACAACAAGCAGTGGTAACAACCTCAACAGGAGTATTAGGAGCGATGTTCCTAGGTATTTTCAAGAAGTTTCTCATGGCTGTGGTAGTTGTGATGGCTCACCAACTCAATTGAAACAAGTCATCTAGGCGTTAAAGAATAAAGGAAATGCTGCAAATGACCTAGGGCAACTAATGGTATCAGGCAAGTCCGTTGATGAATAAGGTAAATTAAAACGTGAGGTGAATAAGCATGAGTGACTTTAAAATGAAATACGAAATTATCCCGCGATATCTAACAGGACCTAGCAAGAGAAGACCTCGCTTGTTGCTGGATCAATGCCGTTTTGTGGTCAGTCACGACACCGGAAACCCTGGATCAACAGCAGCTAGTAATGTCTCATACTATGAGAATAGTCGCAATGAAATGGAAGCATCAGCGCATATCTTTGTGGATGACAAGCAGATCATTGAGTGTATTCCTTTTCTGACAGCTCCACCTGAGAAAGCATGGCATGTGGTCTACGATGTTACGACCGATAATCAAAGGTATGGAGCAGATTCGAACGATGCTGCAGGAGGGATAGAACTCTGTTACGGTGGTAATGTAGATCTATCGGAAGCGTACAAGCGGTATGTGTGGGTGATGGCTTATAGTTGTTGGAAATTCGGTCTTAACTCAGCAACCGCGATTACGGGTCATTATATACTTGATCCTGCACATAAGACAGACCCTATGGATGCTTTTAAATTAATCGGTAAGACATTTAATGAATTTGTAGAAGATGTTATTAATGAATATAACGCATGTGTGATGGAGGAGGACACTATGATTCTCGAACATGACTGGCAATGGCAGATGCTTGGAGATGCGCTGGATGGACTCTACAACAAGGGGATAATTTCGGAATACTCTTGGGTAGAAAAAGCCTATTCTCGAAAGTTAACTCAAACTGAGCTCGCTTGGTTGAATATGATCGTTTACGCAAGGCAAAACGGTGTTCAAGTATAGAAAAGGAACAGTAAAGACGTGAAATTTTATGAAAGAGAGGTGCAACATAATGTACTTGAAAAATCATGCACTGTGAAATTATCAATGCCAAATACCCACCTTATTCTGCAGTTGGTGATGGTATTGCCGATGATACAATATCGCTGCAAGCCGCATTTAATGATGGTGTTCTGAAGAATGTACCTATATTTATTCCAGCCGGGACTTATCGAACAACAGCTGGTATTAACGTCATAAGCAATAACGTCATGATCTATGGTGCAGGTGGGAATCTCACGAAGATAAAGCCGGACGCCTATACGTATGATTGTTTGACGATAGGGCCGGGAGCATCAGGGAGCGGTATTAACCCTTCTGGATATATTCGCGAGATTGATTTTGAAGGTACCACAAGTTGGATTACAGGAACAACGGCAGCCCTTAAGCTCGATGGTATGCGACAGTTTGAAGTGAAAAACGTAACTGTTCAAAGGATGCCGATCTCATTCGATTTAGTAAATAAATGCTACGGCTCCATGTTCGTTAATTGCCGATCTAATCTTGGAGGACTCCCACTTAACCTCAGAACAGGTCTACAAAGTGGAAGTGACCTATCATTCCTTAACTGTTGGTTCCGAGGGAAAGACGGATCAGTATGGGTCGCTCCAGATGCAGGAGGATTCCACTTTAACCACGGACAATTAACGGGTGGAGACAATCAGGGAGCGGACAATGACGCTATAGGAGTTATTGTTTTAGGGAAGGATTACTTGACGGGTGCTGTCGGGAACGTAGCGAACATTGACTTTAATGGAATCGACTTCGAAGGATCGAAGTACATACATCAAATTAGAGCATACGGCCAAGCTATTTTAACGATAAGCAATTCAAGCTTCCTGTCTACGGCAAGCGCAACAGCCGCAGAGAAACCATTAGGGATAATCAAAACTACCAATGGTTTACAATCAAGAATTACTTTATTAAACAACGCGGTTTCCGGGGTATGGAAAGCGGCCAAAGCAATCGACGTCACTGGACAGGGCAGTGTACTAAACATTTTTGAAGCGGGTACAGCGATGGTTAACGGGACGGTTACATTTAATGATGTGACGAATCCGGACAGTGTTGGATTACTCGAACAGTCTAAGAACACGATGGGCACGGCCTTTTTCAGAAGCAGCTCATTTAATAAGATGCTTATGGGCGGCATGATGATAAGAGCCTCTATTCTTGGCAAGTTTGAAGTGTCTTATGATTGGGGTTTAACATGGGTTCCATCTATGCAGATCCTAAGTGGAACAACCGCTGCACGTCCTACGACCAATCTGTATCCGTGGCAGTTTTATGGAGACTCAACTCTAGGCAAACCGATCTGGAGAAATGCGGCAAACACCGCGTGGATCGATGCTACGGGTGCTACAGTCTAGATTGATTTATTTACAGACAGATTCATAAGGACATTCTGCTAAGGAAGGGGAATACACTTGGCTGAAGAAGTAGTTAAGGCTTTCCTCGATGGTTCCCCTTCATTTCCGGCAAGCAAGTCCCGCCTACGATGACAATTATACCCGCGACGTTCATATCCATTGTTGTCTTTATATCAGGTCTGATGTATAACCGCCTTTTGATAAAAGGAGCTTTTCCAGAAGGGAATATAGTTACCTATGCTCCTGAGCTTACATGGCCAATCTGGGGGTTGGCGCTTGGCTTGGCTATTTGCGCCTATCATCTAAGGCGGAAGGGGAGATGCGGACATTGCGTGAGGGAAGTAAGTGATATCCATGTACCAATTAAGGAGCCACGGGGTAGTGGATTTAATATTCATTCTTAGAGGTTGAATTAGCTGAAGACCAAATTAAAACAAACATTATTCAAAACTCTGGTGACATTCATTTTAAAAAAAGGGTGAAGCGCCCGCATATAGAATAATGAAATTTTTAAATAATTTAGGAGACGATGGAATGATCAAAGCCGAGTGGGACAGATGTCGGTTTCTTAGATTGATTTAAATCAGGATTAGGTTAATCTTATCGGTTTACAACGCAGAATTCCATTTAATATCCTTTACGCTTGCGAAACATCCGAAAGACGGCAAAAATAAAGATGATCCATAACGCGAAGCTGAGCAGTGAGAGCAATGGAAAACCGAGCGAAAAACCAGCGAACGGATTGAACAGCGATCCTAGGATTGTCCCCAGTGCCAATCCCCCAAACATTCCGCCGAAAAATCCACCGAAACCGGTTCGAGGTGCGGGTATCGTTCTTGGAGGAGTAGGATTGCGAGCCGCATTATCCGGTCTCGTCGGAGCAGTACGGCCGGGGGTGCCGATTCCGGGATCATAGCTTCCTCTGGGCGAACGAATTCCGCCGCGTTTATAAGGCTTTATCGTGTCCTTCTGCTCCAATTCCCCTTGCTTTTCATATGACTCACCATAAATTTCCACCGTCGAAATTCCAAAAACCACAGGAAACAACAAGAGCATTATCATGATTTTTCTCATTTACTTGTTCACACCTCCATTAGTAGCGTACCCCAACCTATAAAGAACATTCAGATGTTTCAGGGGTGAACGCCGTGACATGGTCTCATTAGCTGTGATTGAAAACCGTGTCAATGGTTAAATTAATGAAAAACCGGGATGGAGGGCGAATTTATGAGTAAATCGTTCCTGAAGGGATATAACGAAAAACGGGATTTCCGGAAAACAAGTGAGCCTAGGGGACGGGTACTGGGAGCAGACAACGAAACGTTCGTCATTCAAAAACATGACGCAACCACGCTTCATTACGATTTCCGAATCGCTCTTAATGGTGTATTAAAATCGTGGGCGATTCCGAAAGGCCCTTCCACAAATCCACGGGATAGAAGGCTGGCCATTCGAACGGAAGATCATCCTTTGGCGTATGCGGATTTTGAAGGAGTTATTCCTGCTGGCGAGTATGGGGGAGGAACGGTGATTGTGTGGGATAAAGGAACGTTTCACAGCTTAAAAG is drawn from Paenibacillus sp. V4I7 and contains these coding sequences:
- a CDS encoding N-acetylmuramoyl-L-alanine amidase family protein, with translation MSDFKMKYEIIPRYLTGPSKRRPRLLLDQCRFVVSHDTGNPGSTAASNVSYYENSRNEMEASAHIFVDDKQIIECIPFLTAPPEKAWHVVYDVTTDNQRYGADSNDAAGGIELCYGGNVDLSEAYKRYVWVMAYSCWKFGLNSATAITGHYILDPAHKTDPMDAFKLIGKTFNEFVEDVINEYNACVMEEDTMILEHDWQWQMLGDALDGLYNKGIISEYSWVEKAYSRKLTQTELAWLNMIVYARQNGVQV
- a CDS encoding glycosyl hydrolase family 28-related protein; amino-acid sequence: MHCEIINAKYPPYSAVGDGIADDTISLQAAFNDGVLKNVPIFIPAGTYRTTAGINVISNNVMIYGAGGNLTKIKPDAYTYDCLTIGPGASGSGINPSGYIREIDFEGTTSWITGTTAALKLDGMRQFEVKNVTVQRMPISFDLVNKCYGSMFVNCRSNLGGLPLNLRTGLQSGSDLSFLNCWFRGKDGSVWVAPDAGGFHFNHGQLTGGDNQGADNDAIGVIVLGKDYLTGAVGNVANIDFNGIDFEGSKYIHQIRAYGQAILTISNSSFLSTASATAAEKPLGIIKTTNGLQSRITLLNNAVSGVWKAAKAIDVTGQGSVLNIFEAGTAMVNGTVTFNDVTNPDSVGLLEQSKNTMGTAFFRSSSFNKMLMGGMMIRASILGKFEVSYDWGLTWVPSMQILSGTTAARPTTNLYPWQFYGDSTLGKPIWRNAANTAWIDATGATV
- a CDS encoding DNA polymerase ligase N-terminal domain-containing protein — protein: MSKSFLKGYNEKRDFRKTSEPRGRVLGADNETFVIQKHDATTLHYDFRIALNGVLKSWAIPKGPSTNPRDRRLAIRTEDHPLAYADFEGVIPAGEYGGGTVIVWDKGTFHSLKDPGDSSLLHQLEQEGHIAIWLEGKKLKGGYALTRTGGSQWLFVKMRDKEADASRDPLNTQPESVLSGLTIEEVRESYFFTPLM